The DNA region TGCCCGCCTGGCCGGCGCCATGGCCATCGCGGCGAGCGCCCTGCTGCTGGCCGCCTGCCAGAGCGTGCCGGGCGGCCTCACGCCGGCGCAGATCGCGGTGCTGAAGGAAGAAGGATTCACGCAGACCGACGAAGGATGGGAATTCGGCATCTCGGACAAGGTGCTGTTCGACAGCGACCAGGCGGCGGTCAAGCCGGAGAGCGTGGCCAACATCAAGCGCCTGACCGGCAGGCTGCTGGGCGTGGGCCTGGACCGCATGCAGTTGAACGGCCATACCGACAACCGG from Bordetella genomosp. 10 includes:
- a CDS encoding OmpA family protein, whose protein sequence is MNVSRPFLARLAGAMAIAASALLLAACQSVPGGLTPAQIAVLKEEGFTQTDEGWEFGISDKVLFDSDQAAVKPESVANIKRLTGRLLGVGLDRMQLNGHTDNRGSDAYNRQLSLRRAQAVADIVVAAGVPAANVQVHGLGAAHPVADNGSAAGRAENRRVAVVIVTP